The following nucleotide sequence is from Candidatus Deferrimicrobiaceae bacterium.
TAAAATGTTCCTTCGGAACGGGAAGGCCGTCCTCCTTGAGGGCGGCAATGTACCCTCGGATTGCCTCCCTGACGTTTGCGATCGCCTCCTCTTTTGTCTTCCCCTGACTGACGCAACCAGGAAGACTGGCACACTCGGCAATCCAGTACCCGTCCTCACCCTTGATCAGAATCACCTGGCGCATAGGAGAACCTCCCTGACAAACGGGCATAGTTGCCTGCTATCTCGAATTTCGCAGTCTCATTATAACCCCATCTCTCTTGTCGCCAAGAAACCGGTCATGCGGAACGGCCGAAGCGGCATGTCACTGCGTAACCCTCGGGTACTCCCGGATGGGGACCTCCTGCTCGTCGGAAGGGACCAGAACGTTCGTCTGCCAGGAGAGGGCGACCCAGGCGGAGAAATCGGTCCCGTCCCGGCCGGCGACCCCCCCCTCGTCGGTCACGCGGTCCCAGGAGGCGCGCGCCTCCCCCCGCCAGCTTTCCGAGAGCCAGGCGACAAGCCCCGCGGAGACGATCGTGCGGCGCTCGCCCCCGGCGTTCGGGCCGTAGCGCATCACCCGTTCGTAGGAGATCCCGGCGTACGAGTCCGGCCGGAGATGGTAGCGCGACTCGACGAACCAGTCCTTCGCGTTTCCTCCCATCGGGTGCCCCAGGATCTCCCCGCGGTACCGGTGCGGGTAGGCGGGGTGCGCATACCAGTTGTCGTCCCCGGCCTCGCCGCTTTCGTTGTCCGCGTGCTCGACGCGCAGGTCGAGGCGGGAGAAGCGAAAGATCCGGGGGAAATAGAGGCCGTAGAGATTTGCCCACCTGTCGGACCAGGGGAGGAAGATCCTGCCCACTTGGCTTCTGCCCTCGCCCGCGCGCTCCCAGTAGGCCTGGACGGGGTAGGACGGGAAAGGGAGCGTGAGGGCGAGGTCGAACCCGTAGAGCGAATTGCTGTTGTCGGGCGGATCGTCGTTCCCGAAGTAGTCCGTGAGGAACTCGCCGATCCCGTTGCTCCTGCCCTCCCCGCCGTAATGCATCGCCCGGAAGAGGCCGAACTCGAACCACCGGGAGGGCCGGGCCGCAAGCCGCGTTCCCACGAGGAGGGAATGGGAGAACCGCTCCTTCTTCTCCATCCGGGCCGCGAAGACGTCGTACTGGAGCGCGCCGAGGAACGAGAACGATCCGGGGGCCGGGATCGGCTCGGGGTTGTGGACGCGGACGCCGGGGTACGGCGCCGTATTGTTCGTGAAGAGGAGCGCGCCGTGGCGCCCCGGGCCGTACCAGGTCGAGATCTTCCCCGCCTGGACGGCGAACCAGGGGGATCCGAGTTCGATGGAGGCGTCAAGGAGGCGGTTCCCTTCGTCCCCCCCTTCTCCGTAAAACGAGGTAAACCGGAGTTGGCCGTTGACCAGGGGGGTCGTCTGCTCCCGGATGGCGACCGACGCGCGGCCCGACCACCCCTTCGGGACGGGAACCCCCTCGCCGTTTGCCGGGGTGAAGCGGGAATCGGAGAAGGCGGCGGCGCCCGTCAGCCGTCCCATCTCCTTCGGAGCGACGTACGCGGCAAGCCACCGGAAGACTTCCCCGTCGAATCCGGGAGGAGCGGCGGCGCGGGGATCCAGTTTCGTCGCCGCCCGGATCGCGCGGACGGAGTACGGACGCGTGTTGGCGGGAAGGCGCGGCAGGTATCCCAGCGCGGAGAGCCGGTCGATCGCCGCGTAGACTTCCGGTTCGTCGTTTAAAAACAGGTCGGCGGCCTCGATGCGGGAAGCGGCGGAAATGCCCATCGCGCAAAGGAACAGGGCGATAAAAAAAGGGACGTTCCTGTTCTCTACAAGCACAGAAACGTCCCGCCGCATGGAAGGAAGTGTAGGAACGTCCCTCTGCTTTCGGGCGTCCCTAAGCCTGCGGACAGGCTACCGCCCATAAGATGTTAATAATTCACACCTTTTTTTAATGTCTGCGATTCGCACACGGATTCGATTATTCATTCTAAATACCATATGGGGGGGGGTCCGTAAACCTGAAACATCCAGGACTTTCCCCGAAAATTTCACGCCTCCTGGA
It contains:
- a CDS encoding type II toxin-antitoxin system HicB family antitoxin, whose translation is MRQVILIKGEDGYWIAECASLPGCVSQGKTKEEAIANVREAIRGYIAALKEDGLPVPKEHF
- a CDS encoding capsule assembly Wzi family protein; translation: MLVENRNVPFFIALFLCAMGISAASRIEAADLFLNDEPEVYAAIDRLSALGYLPRLPANTRPYSVRAIRAATKLDPRAAAPPGFDGEVFRWLAAYVAPKEMGRLTGAAAFSDSRFTPANGEGVPVPKGWSGRASVAIREQTTPLVNGQLRFTSFYGEGGDEGNRLLDASIELGSPWFAVQAGKISTWYGPGRHGALLFTNNTAPYPGVRVHNPEPIPAPGSFSFLGALQYDVFAARMEKKERFSHSLLVGTRLAARPSRWFEFGLFRAMHYGGEGRSNGIGEFLTDYFGNDDPPDNSNSLYGFDLALTLPFPSYPVQAYWERAGEGRSQVGRIFLPWSDRWANLYGLYFPRIFRFSRLDLRVEHADNESGEAGDDNWYAHPAYPHRYRGEILGHPMGGNAKDWFVESRYHLRPDSYAGISYERVMRYGPNAGGERRTIVSAGLVAWLSESWRGEARASWDRVTDEGGVAGRDGTDFSAWVALSWQTNVLVPSDEQEVPIREYPRVTQ